TCAAACGCTTTCTGAAGGTGGTGACTTGAGAGTCATTGGCTTTCACTTCATTGACATTAACAACTTCGGCTCCAAGTCTTTTCGAGGCTTCTTCAGTGGAGTCTCTTGGAGGAAGGTCATCTTCATGGTAAACCTTGTCGTAAATAATGGCATTTTCTCTTTCGTCTGGGTTCACAATGTAACTAGTTGGAGGCAAAGGTGGTAGTAAAAGAGATTGAGCTGTTTCCAAAACAGACGATCTGTGTAGGCCTTCAATCCGTTTCAATATATTCTTTGTGTTCGAAGACTGGGGATCATCCACTTCGTCCTTGTCATCTACCACTTCAGTAGTCTTGTGCTGTTTTTGGGGCATAAACTTCAGCAACATCACTTGAACCGGTTGGGGTAAGAAAGATAAGTTGTTGTCTCCAACACAATCGTCATCTGGAATCTTATCTACTTTTGACTCGTCGATGTTATGAGAAGACATCGATTTTTTTGAAAGTATCGTACCCAAGCCTTCATGGTCCAAATACAATAGAGCCGAAGTTCTCAAGGGCACCACTCCATCATTAGCCACATTCGAATATAAGGTTCTTCTCACAAATCTCTTGAGGACCGTATGAGTTGGGCCTTGAGGAAGTAGCAATAAAAGAGGTTTCGAGACATCCTCCGTGAATCGCAAGCTCAATTCCTGCCCAGTCTTTCCAACGATTCCTGCCAGCAATGCCAAATTGACGTAAATCGGGTTTTCGTTACTGGCACCTAACATTGGTGATgcgatggtgatgaagttAATGGGCTTGATCCTCTGGAAAAACCAGGGGAAATTCACCTGTAAATATGCAATTGTAAACGTCTGCACCAATCCTCCCAACAGGTGTCCAACAAACGAGATCTTGGTGACGTTCCCTTTGCTGAGGGGCTCATTATTCTGGATCAAATCAATGATATACTCGGCAACTCGACTCCCTAGATACTTGATTCCTCGTTCAGTCTTGCAGATGTTTCCAAAGAATCCTTTCACCACGAAGTTCTCACTGGCTGAGTCGCTGTTGCACGAGTCGATCTGTTCTTTCAAATAAAACATATCTGCACTCACATTAGAGTGTAATCCGTGCGTGAGTATCACAAGGTGGATgggtttttgtggattggGAATTGGTAGATTCCACAAATCGTAAATGTCCAAATCGCTGACCTCAAGGGTTTGCAGTGAAACAAACGTTCCGATTCTATCACGGTTTTCTACATGCTTGTCGGGAAGACTCGCCTCGTGTAGCACTTGTCTAGAAGTTCCCACCATAATCTCAAAATTGATTTCCacattgttgttgaagatcatTTGCGATACCACGTCCACCGTCCACCGGTACGTATCCTTGATGGTATGGCATGAAAGCTCAGCATAAAACGAGTTTCCTGGTTGCAATTGTGGTTCAAAAGTCGGTTGGTCAGCGGTGATAAAGCATTTTTTATTGATATCGTAGTCCTCGGACCGGCAGTCCACATAGAGTAAGTACGGACCGGCAATAAATGCTGCTCGCATAGGAAGTGGTTCGGTGTTTTTGACCTTGACCCAAAGATTCTTTGTTAGCAGCACCACCTTGTCTTCCGTGGTAGGCGTATAGTTGATTTGAAACCGATGAATTTGGCCCGACTTGACCGCCTTGACATCTCTAAAAAGTACCAAGTCTTTCTTCGTGGCCTCCGATGTGCTGGCATCCGCAGAGGGTCTACCTGAAAGCATGGCCATTAGGTATGGCTGTCAAGTGTAAGACGATAGTGCTTTGCTCGTTGCAGCTTTTTGCGCGCGCTTGTGATGTCGCGGCAAATACCAATGAGTGATCCTGAGTCTGATGGGGACTTACATCCAATTGAGCTTATTGCCCACTCGGTATTGAGTGGTCCCTTGGACAGCTTGAACGAGAACTTTGATCTGCTTCACCAATCCCAGGTAATTTTGCTCACGAGGTTAAAACTCATTGAGGAGCGACTTCAGAAGTTCGAAGACGCCCACAGCACCATCGATAAAAAGGACGTGTCAGCGGTTCTACAACGGGTCAAAACCATCCGCAAGCGCCTTCATGCCACAAAGAAACGAATGGACAAGATAGACAAGAGAGTGGACGGTATGGGTGAGAGGTTGGATGTAGAGTGACGAAGATGTATTTTCTAaccaaagatcttgaagaatttgaaggGAAACCCGGGGCTTTTGATGCCGAATATGGCCAATAACACGCTAAAGATAGCGTAGATAGAGATGGTCACGAGACCAGTGGCCAACAATTTGACTTTGGGATGTTCAATGGTTGGGActtttttcaccaacgTCACGAACAAAAGACTCAAGATACCATAGATAAACGATACGATTTGAGTCTCAATTGCATACTGCGTCTGCTGACCCCCAGCAAAGTACTCCACAGCTCCTTCGGGGTTCTGCTTGAAGTAGGGCGTATGACGGATCTGATTAAACATGTATCCCGAGGTGAACaacaaaatggtgatgatcGACAACACTGTCCACAAAAGCTTGGAAGAGAGCAATACCTTGAATTGCTTGAAGAACACCTTGAGccacaaaaccaccacAGCCACAATGAAGACAGTCCATCCAAGCTTGCTGTAACTGACTGGAACGTACACATTGAACTTGTGGCCGGTCTTGTCCCCcaagaagatggagatCAACTCGGTGTGAACTCCCTGGAAAAACTGATActcttcaagctcatccGTCCACGCATCCGGAGCACTAGCAGCACTGGGTGCCACGTAATACGCCTTGGGaatgttgttcaattgcAATTTTTGGAACAACAGTTTAGCATTTAAAAATTCTGCGTACAAAAAGTAAACGTCTTTACCTTCAGACAGAGCGCCCACACCATTAGGATGGTCCTGGAACCACGAGTTGGCCACCAACTCGTAGTCGGGCTTGATTTCCACACATAGCGGACAGTTAAACTGACTGGAAGTAGATGATAATACCAACATCAAGTGGTAGTCTCTGGGTCCATTGAGGAACTCTTCATAGTtgttttctttcaactgAAATACTTTTTTGCCGCCAAGTTTCTTGACCTTGGCAAGCATCTCTTCGTTGGTGAAGCCACCCAACACACAAGCGGCGTAGGCCATTACACCCATCATCAATTGTATTAAAGATACCTTCATGCTGATTTACGTCAAACTCAACACGTCGATAATTACTTTGGAATTTTTCAGTCGCGCATTCAGAGGCTGCAAATATATTAAAATATGTCGTCAAAGAGAGAAGAACTGCCCATTACAGCCTACCTCGATCTCAAGTGTGCCATTTCCAGGCTCGAACCGTTCTACAAGTAGCACAAAGTTCCCAGGAACCCTACATGTCCATTCCACAAACACTCCGTACAAGCTGGAACTCCATTCTTCATTCACCATGAGTGGCTGCAGAGTGTCTAGGTTGAACACCGACCCACGGAGCGCTGGGCGGTATACTGATACGCCCTCGGGATTCATGAAGTTACACGATGAGTGCTTGAGGTGGAACGTGAACCGGCGATTATAgcatttggtggaaaacatGAATTTGTACCTATTTGTACCGTTCCAATCATAGCGGAAATTGTCAGTGAAtaacccaagtgatccaCCAACTCGTGAAATTCTTGCCTCATTGCTAGGAAGATTGTGAAACACCTGGAGTTGGAACGGTACTCGCACATTGGGTTCTTGGGTCGAACAAACAATTCTATAAATTCCTGGGCTGAGGTTCTTCAATGTCGAACCCTGCGCTCCCGCAGTGTATGGCTCGTCGCAGAGAAGTTTGAGGTCGTCAAGATGTTGCATTTTCCGGGACTTTTCGGCATAGTTCCAGTGTAAGACTTGGAACGTAAGCAACAGTTCGCCTATCAACGTTATCATCAAGTCTgatggctgcgaaatttccaagtcaaatTGCGGATTATTGATGTACGAGGTGAGGGAACGGTTACCTCCACTATTAATAAAGTCCCATTCGTCGGTGATCTTCAACGACTCGGtgtacttcaactttgCCCGGTGGatcttgaaatcattgcTCACATTGTGAAACACCGTTAAGGACATCGAGCACTTGACAGAACAGTGAACCACCACCGTGTACTTAGTGTTGGGATTCATTGTGAATCTGACAAGAGAGGTCCTAGCATTGGTGGGTTCTCCAGCATACACGTTATTGTACTGCTTGGAGAGAAGAACCTTGTCACCCTCAGATGCATAGATGTCCATTGCAATAACTAcctcttcaacatctttggtgaagaatCTCTCAAGAAACAACCACACCTCGTGGGACTGTTCCAGAGGATTCTCAATGCTGAGCTGGGGTCTGCTGGCAAGCAAATCTCGCGTGAGATCGCCACTATGGAtgaaactggtggtggttcGAAATTGAAACAATTTATCCGTGTTCCAATTGAGATAGAAAAACTGAAACTGAAACAAACCATTGGCAGGAAGCTCTATTATGCGATTCTTATCGGTGCTATGGAGCCAGGGATTCTTGATGGTGACGGTGTTTCGGGTCTCGTCGAAGTCCAAAAGTGTGTAGTCATGAAGAGAAACTAGCCCGATTTTGTCTGAAAGCACCCTGCTGATTTTGCCAGTTCCCAACCCCATCATCACCGTTGTGTTCCGATTCTTCAAATATTTGATATGTGAAACCGGTAGCTGTCCGTCTTTTATCATGATGATATCCGGAACCCATCCTGTGAGCATGAACCCATCGTACGCCATGTTGGACCCATCGATGTTGTACCCTTTCCCCATCACCTTCAAGTATGCTTTTTCTATAAGAGCAGGCCAGTACAAGTTTAAGTTATTGCTGGACCGAATGGTCAAGTACTGAGTGTCCTGTGGTAGTAGCGGCAACCGGTTGTCCACCGAAACCGTTCTCTTGGTTCCATTAAAAGTGAAGGTCACAGTGTAATTCTGCGCTGCTGCATGAGGATGTACCAAATCAACCAACATCCCTTCTGAGTGGACTAGCGCAAGAATTGCTGATACTAGCGAACAGTTGGAAAGCACGTCTTGGTGTAGTTGGGCCAAATGGTCCATTTCTGCCGACCAgtcatcaatttcaagtgGGTAGTACTGAGCATTTAAATGGCTTGGCAACTCGAGTTCGGGTTCTGTTTGTGGTAGCACAAACGGACCCATACTCGACGTTAAACCCCCGCCAAATTCAATCTGAGGGTAGAAATATGTGTTGTGAAGCTTCGAATTGATCCACTGGATCTTTTGGTCCATTGGCATGGAAGTCTTGGAAAGTCGGTCATATAGCTGGAGGGTAAATACAGACAATATTTGGGTATAGGGTTCAGTGTCTTCCTTGCTCATCtggttcaacaacttgatggcGTCCATACAACATATCCAGCTGTCGGATATCCTTCCCATGGCCTCGTGAAATTGACATTCTTCTAAAAGAGTCCTCACCTGTTTAAGCAGCATCAAGTTACCCCCAGATTCCAAGGCTGCGCGCGCTTTGGAAACTTATTTAACAGATGTCTGCCGACGGCCATCTGTGGTTTCAAAGAACCTGGAGGGTTTCCCACGTATGGTgggtggttttggtggtgcGACTCGTCAATGCTTTCAGTATCTCGACTTTTTTCCAGCCGGACGAGTTTTTCCAGTGTTTGGAGCCAGCTCATCGGTTAGTGTTTGGATATGGCTATTTGACATGGGAATGGCAGCAGGGCCTTAGGTCGTCGATTCATCCGTTGATATATGCTGGGGCATATAAATTGGTGAGTCTAGTTACAGATAACACCGTGTTTGTGGTGCTGGCACCAAAAGTTATGGGTGCTattttggctgcaactgCAGAAGCACATTTGTACGTTTTTGCCAAAAGATATACCAATAATGAGCAGATGGCCAAGATAACAGTCATATTGTCGATATTGAATCCTTTCAACTGGTACGTGATAACTAGGTCCTTCTCCAATACGTTGGAGATGGTTCTTACTACCATTGGGTTGGCTTATTGGCCTTGGAGATCGTCCGACTATAGAACGATGTTTGTACCCTGTGGGTTTGCGTTTGTGAGTTGTATTATTCGGCCTACAAATTCTATTATATGGCTTGTTCTAGGGGTCTATTTTGTTGCCATTGTAAGCTTGCAGTCAAACTTCAAACTTGTGGCCGGTTTAGCAGTCGAATTGCTGGTCATATTTGGGGTTAGTACGTTGCTAGACCGACTTTTCTACGGGTTTTATACCTTTGTGTTGTACAATTTCGTGGAGTTCAACGTGATCAGGAACCTCTCAGTATTCTATGGATCCTCCCCATGGCACTTTCATATTTTCCAATCGATTCCCATCATCCTTACAACGTACTTGCCATTTTTCGTTCATGCCGTTTGGAAATTCAAACTTTACAGAGACATCTTGGGATTGGTTTGTATGAGCACCCTCTTGCTATTCTCGTGTATCGGCCACAAGGAGTTTAGGTTCATCTACCCGTTGATGCCAATTTTCCTATTGTACAGTGCATATTCGGTGAGACAGGTTTACTTGAAGTCTCGGACATTCAAAGCATGGGCAGTGTTGGTTATTGTACTCAACGTTGTGATTGCCCTATTCTTCACCACTGTTAACGAACGAGGAGAAATCGACATATTGGACTACTTGAAGTCAGAAAACGTATTGGACTACTTGAAGTCAGAAAACGTATTGGACGTCGGCTTCCTTACCCCATGCCATTCCACTCCCTGGCAAAGCCACTTGCATGATCCCaggttcaacaactcctgGTTCATCACATGCGAGCCTCCGTTGCATCTCACGGGGAAGGACCCACAATTACTTCGTGAGTACAGAGACGAGTCGGACCAAATGTACGATGATCCACGCCACTTTGTCCACACCAACTTTCCCCCAGAAATCGACTCTGTAGCtgatgagttcaaataCAATTGGCCTGCACGAGTGGTGATTTTCGAAGCGTTTGTTGAAATGGATGAAATACTCAAGCACCTTGGATACGTTGAGTGCAAGCGTCTTTTCAACAGCTACTTCCACTGGGACGACCGACGCCGGGGAGACCTTGTGGTTTTCTGCAGACCTGGTGGTTCATAGCATTTTTGTGTAAATAGCATCATTTCATTTACCTTGAACGAGCTCATTAGCATCGTTTAGCTTTTCAGCATCGAGTTTCACCCTCTCCATCCACCTCTGCACCAATGACTCGTTCTCCTCCGTCAAATCATCGGCAGTTTTGCTCAATATGTTGTTTTGAATATTACATGATAGAAGCTCGTCGTTGATGGTCTCAATTGCCTTATTCTTTTCAGCAATTTCAAAAGTAAGGCTAGTGATTTTGCCTTTCAACGCTGCTGTctccttctccaactgtCGGTTGAGCTTGTTGGTGTGCACAAGCTTTTCCTCGAGTTTCTGGATTTCAAAATGCAAGGTAttcatcttgttgataagCACATCTTTGTCGGATATTAACAGATGAAGAGTGATACCGTCATTGCCAGTATCACCTTTCGGTTTCTGCGCAGTGAGACTAAGCTGCTTGAATGCCGTGAAATATATAGAGTCCCGCTTCTCGATCTCATCACGAATCTCCAACCCATGGAGCACATCCAGGGTCCAGCTCATTAGTAGATAAGTTTGTTATCGTCAGTCGCGCAAAATTATTTTGAAGTCACTTACACAAGACAAGCAACTTGAGAAAGAATTGGTACCCGAATTACACCCGGCCCTAAACAGACCTTCCTGGTATCAGAAACAGCACACCATGACAGAACCAAGGTCATCTTCGTGGTCCCTGTTCTCCAAAAGGACCGTGAACCCCCGCCCTTCTCAAACCTCACTAGGCGCCGTGCAAGTCTCAGACCCTAATCCAATTACCGACCCCATTGCTCCAGAACCCACGGAAACCACTACCGATCCCGGCGCTTCATCCGACACCCCTCTCCgacggtggtggttttggagCGAGCCATCACTGCTGGCGGTGGACCACCTTTCAGAATCAATTCACATCCAACCTACTGTCAGCACAGAAACAGCTGTTAACACGGACTCCGGTCTGTCCTGGGCAGGTATGTTCACCGCATACACCAGCACAGTGGCGGGCTACATCTACTACCGCGAGGCTCGAGGTGGGACTGTCATCACCTCCGAATCAACTCCTTTGCTTGACCTGGCATCAGCTGCTGCAACAGATACGAATGCCACATGGTTTTCGTGGGTATGGCCTGGTAGCCGTGCCGTGGAAGAGGATCCCTACGAGGAATACACAAACAACGTCGAGTTGTACAAATCGGCCAAAGCTTCTATCGAGTCGTCTGAAGATTCCAGTTGTTATGCTTACAAAGGAGGAGTCAACAGTCAGTTTTTCGTGGCGGACCATGAGTTGGCCGTGTGGAACACCCCAACACAGACCCAGCCGGTACGGTACAACATCAAAAAGACACCGGTGACGCCGGCAGAGGTCCAGGAAAACACTCTTCAGATAGTTCTTACTACCGGAGCTGCTGAAGCTGCTGAAGACGAAGTTGTGGACCATCCCACCGTTGGTTCCAAGCCGGGTCCAGCCCCTCCATCTAaacccaaacccaaacccaaCCCTACAGGAGTGTTTCCACCAATTGACCTTAATTTTCGTACCATTACCTGGCTTACCAGACTTCGATTGGTGGGAGAAAAGGTGATATTCCAGTATAACAGTTCTGAAAGCCACCTTTATTCACTTTCACCTTCTCAGATACGGCAcagaaagttgaacaagatcCGAAAGATAGTGATTATTGGCGTGCACAGCTTCTTACCCACCAAATTTGTCAAGTCTATGATTGGACAAACCACAGGGAACTCCATCAGAGTGGTGGATGCCGCTACAAAAGCCGTGGAAGCTTGGGTACGAAGCGACACTGAACCAGGATTTGAAAGCATGTACCACATAGAAACAATTGCATTGGAAGGTCAAGGGACCGTGTCTGAGAGAGTAGAACGTTCTGCAGCTTTACTTAACAATTGGGCAGACCTTATTCATGAGTGTGATTTCCTATACGTGGTGGGCCACTCACATGGTGCCATTGTAGCCATTGAACTATTAGCATATCTCCTTCGTTCTGAGTCTCCAATCTCGATATCTGGCAGCAAAGTGGGCCTTTTAAGCATGGCTGGCCCTATAAACGGACCCATTTCCCAATTGGAAACTAAAATCGTCGTACGAGCATATACCCAACGGGAGAACGAAGTTTTAAGCGAGCTCGTCCAACTTCTGAAACCAGAATCTGCTGAACTGGAAAGACTTCAGCAGGCCCTCAATACCCTCGTCACTCATAATGTCAAGGTGACACTAGCAGCATCTACCACAGACCAGCTTGTTCCTATTGACTCGGCGTTGGCTACTACTTGGTATCATCCCAATATCTACAGGTGTGTGTACATAGATGATGGGCCAATTTCCATACCTCCATTTGTGGCATCACTATGGAATCTTGTCCTTGTTGCCCGTAATATCGGGCATCTTGAACATGGCATAGCAAAAGATCTCTCAGAACGGTGTGTTGGACGTCCTCCAGGAGGAGGGCATAATCGGATTGTTTCTCAAGCAGGAGTACATGAAACGGCTCTCCGGTTTGCATTAGAAACCACGAACTTGAGTCGCCAACGAGACCTTATGGTCATTCCATCAGCCTACGATGGGCAGACGTCTCTCTACAAGCTTCCATGGACAGTACGAGAACTAGTTCATGATGTCCTCCAGACAAAGCATATCACGGCGTTtaagttggtggaggaaCTTGTTTCGAGTTTCCAGACTTGGGAAGATGTTGGGAAGCAATGGaaagacttcaagttcgCCTTGGAAGCCATTGACAATGCTGACGGTGAGGAACTCTTGACATAGGAGAACTCTTACCCAGGACCATTGGATCTGGTACCATTGTAGCATATATACCCTAATAATATTTATTGAATAGTCACCTAACTCTTGTAGGAAccaaatggctgcaaaatgcCTAGAGCTCCTAGTCCATGTCTGTTCATGAACACTTTTTTCATATCCAAATCCCCAGATGAATGGTCATTTTTACCACTCCTAATTCCCCAATTAGCTCCCCCTTTACCTCATTCTTTAAAAGTAGGTGTAGGTCTGTAGAACAATTGAGTCCATCAGGTTACTCCACCTCGATACACAAAAAGGACAAAACTCTCACACTCTCACAGAAATACCCAGATCTCCAAGTTCCCAGCCACTACATCGTGTGCCAAATATTTGTCTATCCctcttgttcaaatacCGGCTGCACCTCTTTTGCCAATGAAAACGTTTCTCAGGTATCCACGTGAGACGTCCAACGTTGTCCTCGAAAACTGGAGTCGCGAAGCGTGCACATCataaaatttttctttAACCTCCATAAACTCTAGTCATAGCATATTGATCAGTGTTCAGGGACATCCTCATAGTTTCCCATAGCCACGCCGGTCCAATCCCTTATAGTGCTATAAAAAAACTCACGTGCCGATTTTCCGTGTCCAATTGCGTTTCCAAGAGCTTCAAATATTTCTCCTCCTCCAGCTTTCGAATCCCTTGCTTTACCGTTATCTATCACAACCTTGATAATACCGCCTTGAAATGGGAACCGAAGATACATATATGACGGGGAAGCGAACTCGAGCATCAGGAGAGGTGTTGGACTACTTACTCCATGAGTTCGAGCTAAATCACAATCCATCACCCGATCAACGAAGGGAGATAAGCGATAAAACCAACATGAGCGAAAAGGCTGTTCGGATCTGGTTTCAAAACCGTAGGGCCAAACTCAGGAAGTCTGAGCGCAAAGGCCGGTCCGCTCACTCCGGCAGTATTGATCTGTCCCGTTCCAACAGTGTGGGAACTGCGGAGCGCAAGCAGTATTCGCGGTTCAGCATCAACGAAAAGTACTGTTTTATCGATTGTACGTCACTCTCGGTGGGATCGTGGCAACGTGTGCGGTCCGGGTACTACAACGAGCAGCTTCTTAAGGAAGgtctcttcaatttgtctCCATTTACGTTGAACAAAGTGATGCTAGAttttgacttgttggtgatagtGTCCAAGAAAAACTCGGAGATCAACTATTTCTTCAGCTCGATGTCTGACACGTCCCGGATCTTATTTCGCATCTTCTATCCCATTGCAAACATTCTCAGCTGCTCGTTACTAGATAATAATATCGAAAAAGAGTGCAATGAACTACGGGTGACACTTTCTCATCGACCCAAGTTCTCTGTTAACTTCTACAACGGGGTCAATCTGAGCTCCAATCAGTGGTCGATCTGTGATGACTTCAGCGAGGGCCAGCAGGTGAGCTCTGCCCATCGAGACGGTGGATCCTATATTCCCCACGTTTTGGTGGGGACCAAGGATTCCATATGCTTTTTGAACGACTTTATCCTCGAGCAAAACCAGCAACACCAAGGAAACTATATGATGAACGACACAAATTCTTCTACTGGGTTGGAGGGAGGAATAGAAGGGGGGtacgaagatgaagatcGGGTGAACTCACAGGACCAATCCAAGAGCAACAGTGATAACGACAATATGAACGACATGAATGATATGAACGGCATAAACGACGAGTTCCAATTTTCAAACACCCATTTGGGGCCCATTTGGAACGAAACCAACGAACTTAAGGCCAACGGGCTCTCGCCATTAGGGCAGTTTGATGGTCATCCTGTCCCCGAGAGGAAGCCGGATCTTCATGCCAACTTCCATCACAACGAAATCTTCTCGGCCAACACGCCGGACTTTGTAACTGCATCCCAAACCCCCAATATCATTCTGTCATTGTCTGGAACCACTCCTTTGGAAGGGGATCGAGATATGGAACAAGATACAGCCCCAGAACCCAACCGAATCAACACCTCGCCTTTCCAAAACATCAATAACCAAGAAACGTTCGATGCAATGCCGACCGATGAAACGTTTGACTTCCCTTTGGTTAACGAGTACGAAGTCCTGGAACATTCAAACATCGACTCGCCGGTGGACACCAACATCGAAAGGTTCATAGACTATAACAACTACAGCTGATAGTCTCTTTGATATAACGTAGCTTAGATCAGTAGTTTGTTACAGTAAACAAACAATGCATTTCTCATCATTCGCTTTTCATTTCCTCTGTCTCCATCGCTTTGTGCacattttgcagccacaaAACTTCGCGATGAATTTTTTTATAATTTATCGTCCTATACGCCATGTTCAAAATACTTCGACGGTTTGCCCTGACGAGGCCACCGTTGCGAGACATAATCCCCAGCAAGAAGGTCTTCAACAGAATCTTGTTCGACCAAGACAGTCGCTTGGCCTATAGCAGGGCCATGAAAATATATGAAGCTGTGTACAACCACATCGACAACCCTAACCACATATTACTTCCGAGTTACACCAGGAGCGATGACTTGATGTCCCTCAAAGAAGTACTTCTGGTGATCCGAAAgaccacaaacaccatcAACCGCCacttggtggagttggagaatGAGCTTGTGGAGCAGGctggagaacttggaagTAGCAATGCGATCGCAATATTGGCATTCAACACCATTCAAGATCCAAACACGTCTAAAGAAGATTTTCAATACGCCAATCAGTTGATAGAGAATCTTCTGGACCTCAAGAATCCCTTGACGTTCAAATTGGCCGGGGACTTGGCATATAAAAAACGGGCATTTTCTCAGGCCGAATCATACTGGCTTCAGTTCATTGAACTAGAACCAAATACCATAAATGCCAGCCACGTATACAGCAACCTTGGTTTGTACTATTACACACTACAACCCAAACCCGACTTGATAAGGGCCCGGCAGTATTTGGAGAAAAGCATAGCTTTTGGACAGCTAGACTCGACTATATTGAGGTCTCACTATTATTACAGCCAGCTTTTCACCCTAACCGACCCCAAGATTGCAAGATACCATTTGGAGATCTGTGCCTCCAAAGGCTTGAAGGAGAGTTTTTCGTCTCTTGggttcttggagttgaatgtcttca
The sequence above is drawn from the Yamadazyma tenuis chromosome 3, complete sequence genome and encodes:
- the ATG16 gene encoding autophagy protein 16, interacts with Atg12p-Atg5p (COG:U; EggNog:ENOG503P5FB); this encodes MSWTSDVLHGLEIRDEIEKRDSIYFTAFKQLSLTAQKPKGDTGNDGITLHSLISDKDVLINKMNTLHFEIQKLEEKLVHTNKLNRQLEKETAALKGKITSLTFEIAEKNKAIETINDELLSCNIQNNILSKTADDLTEENESLVQRWMERVKLDAEKLNDANELVQGK
- a CDS encoding uncharacterized protein (EggNog:ENOG503NTZY), with the translated sequence MTEPRSSSWSSFSKRTVNPRPSQTSLGAVQVSDPNPITDPIAPEPTETTTDPGASSDTPLRRWWFWSEPSSSAVDHLSESIHIQPTVSTETAVNTDSGSSWAGMFTAYTSTVAGYIYYREARGGTVITSESTPLLDSASAAATDTNATWFSWVWPGSRAVEEDPYEEYTNNVELYKSAKASIESSEDSSCYAYKGGVNSQFFVADHELAVWNTPTQTQPVRYNIKKTPVTPAEVQENTLQIVLTTGAAEAAEDEVVDHPTVGSKPGPAPPSKPKPKPNPTGVFPPIDLNFRTITWLTRLRLVGEKVIFQYNSSESHLYSLSPSQIRHRKLNKIRKIVIIGVHSFLPTKFVKSMIGQTTGNSIRVVDAATKAVEAWVRSDTEPGFESMYHIETIALEGQGTVSERVERSAALLNNWADLIHECDFLYVVGHSHGAIVAIELLAYLLRSESPISISGSKVGLLSMAGPINGPISQLETKIVVRAYTQRENEVLSELVQLSKPESAESERLQQALNTLVTHNVKVTLAASTTDQLVPIDSALATTWYHPNIYRCVYIDDGPISIPPFVASLWNLVLVARNIGHLEHGIAKDLSERCVGRPPGGGHNRIVSQAGVHETALRFALETTNLSRQRDLMVIPSAYDGQTSLYKLPWTVRELVHDVLQTKHITAFKLVEELVSSFQTWEDVGKQWKDFKFALEAIDNADGEELLT
- the PHO2 gene encoding Transcription factor (EggNog:ENOG503Q3MA; COG:K); its protein translation is MSEKAVRIWFQNRRAKLRKSERKGRSAHSGSIDSSRSNSVGTAERKQYSRFSINEKYCFIDCTSLSVGSWQRVRSGYYNEQLLKEGLFNLSPFTLNKVMLDFDLLVIVSKKNSEINYFFSSMSDTSRILFRIFYPIANILSCSLLDNNIEKECNELRVTLSHRPKFSVNFYNGVNSSSNQWSICDDFSEGQQVSSAHRDGGSYIPHVLVGTKDSICFLNDFILEQNQQHQGNYMMNDTNSSTGLEGGIEGGYEDEDRVNSQDQSKSNSDNDNMNDMNDMNGINDEFQFSNTHLGPIWNETNELKANGLSPLGQFDGHPVPERKPDLHANFHHNEIFSANTPDFVTASQTPNIISSLSGTTPLEGDRDMEQDTAPEPNRINTSPFQNINNQETFDAMPTDETFDFPLVNEYEVSEHSNIDSPVDTNIERFIDYNNYS
- a CDS encoding uncharacterized protein (EggNog:ENOG503NVYQ; COG:S) codes for the protein MFKILRRFASTRPPLRDIIPSKKVFNRILFDQDSRLAYSRAMKIYEAVYNHIDNPNHILLPSYTRSDDLMSLKEVLSVIRKTTNTINRHLVELENELVEQAGELGSSNAIAILAFNTIQDPNTSKEDFQYANQLIENLSDLKNPLTFKLAGDLAYKKRAFSQAESYWLQFIELEPNTINASHVYSNLGLYYYTLQPKPDLIRARQYLEKSIAFGQLDSTILRSHYYYSQLFTLTDPKIARYHLEICASKGLKESFSSLGFLELNVFNNYDKSLEWFKLGHEADGDLSCLIGQFDCQILLKDRKSALKALQKIMSIQEKFEKSRQNPSVPEKYRATIASNKHLLSMFFSSRKQAIELVNTSSF